A single window of Pygocentrus nattereri isolate fPygNat1 chromosome 24, fPygNat1.pri, whole genome shotgun sequence DNA harbors:
- the LOC119262345 gene encoding uncharacterized protein LOC119262345 isoform X2, giving the protein MLLTFYLLFIGLHVSEGCNLVNREQVLDITAHTGGSVLLPCYCTDLQTTPEGFRWNKDNTKTDRREEISSGSGQYRDRVQLFNGHSPGNLSLLISHLTEEDGGIYWCDVRDSFIIIRLTLKECPKSLPYIPFAVITVIVLHIIVAVVYLITTTKDPARGHYSTADGDGVVSLE; this is encoded by the exons ATGTTGCTGACTTTCTATCTTCTCTTCATTGGGCTTCATGTCTCTGAAG GCTGTAATTTGGTGAACAGAGAACAAGTACTGGATATCACAGCTCACACAGGAGGGTCAGTACTGCTGCCCTGCTACTGCACTGACCTACAGACCACACCTGAGGGATTCAGATGgaacaaagacaacacaaaaacagacagacggGAAGAGATATCCAGTGGGAGTggtcagtacagagacagagttcagctgtttaatggtcactctccaggaaatctctctctactcatatcacACCTGACTGAAGAGGACGGAGGCATTTACTGGTGTGATGTTAGGGATTCTTTCATAATCATCAGACTCActttaaaag AATGTCCAAAGTCTCTACCCTACATTCCCTTCGCTGTTATCACTGTGATCGTTCTCCACATTATTGTAGCTGTGGTCTACCTGATAACCACGACCAAAG ATCCTGCCAGGGGTCACTACAGCACTGCTGATGGAGATGGAGTGGTCAGTCTGGAGTAG
- the LOC119262345 gene encoding CD276 antigen homolog isoform X1, with amino-acid sequence MLLTFYLLFIGLHVSEGCNLVNREQLLDITAHRGGSVLLPCYCPDLQTTPEEFRWNKDNTKTGRRENISSESGQYRDRVQLFNGHSPGNLSLLISLLTEEDGGVYFCAVKDAHLMIRLTLKEGPPTTTPTRAVVSVQTRPATSTTHSSQNPDGYSIHFSIFIPVLLLLLGLGGLIYWRCRGQRRGQTESREERSTKIEQKTQAVIW; translated from the exons ATGTTGCTGACTTTCTATCTTCTCTTCATTGGGCTTCATGTCTCTGAAG GATGTAATCTGGTGAACAGAGAACAACTGCTGGATATCACAGCTCATAGAGGAGGGTCAGTACTGCTGCCCTGCTACTGCCCAGACCTACAGACCACACCTGAGGAATTCAGATGgaacaaagacaacacaaaaacaggcaGACGGGAAAACATATCCAGTGAGAGTggtcagtacagagacagagttcagctgtttaatggtcactctccaggaaatctctctctactcatatcactcctgactgaagaggatggaggagtttaCTTCTGTGCCGTTAAAGATGCTCATTTAATGATCAGACTGACTTTAAAAG aGGGTCCACCTACAACTACACCAACTAgggcagtggtcagtgtgcagacCAGACCAGCCACTTCAACCACACATTCCTCTCAAAACCCTGATG GTTATTCCATCCACTTCTCCATCTTCATTCCTGTTCTACTTCTTCTGTTGGGACTCGGGGGACTCATCTATTGGAGATGCAGag GACAGAGACGAGGACAGACTGAGAGCCGAGAGGAAAGAAGTACAAAGATAGAGCAGAAAACACAG GCTGTAATTTGGTGA
- the LOC119262345 gene encoding uncharacterized protein LOC119262345 isoform X3, whose translation MLLTFYLLFIGLHVSEGCNLVNREQLLDITAHRGGSVLLPCYCPDLQTTPEEFRWNKDNTKTGRRENISSESGQYRDRVQLFNGHSPGNLSLLISLLTEEDGGVYFCAVKDAHLMIRLTLKEGPPTTTPTRAVVSVQTRPATSTTHSSQNPDEHSEYLCVVRQGDTRH comes from the exons ATGTTGCTGACTTTCTATCTTCTCTTCATTGGGCTTCATGTCTCTGAAG GATGTAATCTGGTGAACAGAGAACAACTGCTGGATATCACAGCTCATAGAGGAGGGTCAGTACTGCTGCCCTGCTACTGCCCAGACCTACAGACCACACCTGAGGAATTCAGATGgaacaaagacaacacaaaaacaggcaGACGGGAAAACATATCCAGTGAGAGTggtcagtacagagacagagttcagctgtttaatggtcactctccaggaaatctctctctactcatatcactcctgactgaagaggatggaggagtttaCTTCTGTGCCGTTAAAGATGCTCATTTAATGATCAGACTGACTTTAAAAG aGGGTCCACCTACAACTACACCAACTAgggcagtggtcagtgtgcagacCAGACCAGCCACTTCAACCACACATTCCTCTCAAAACCCTGATG AGCATTCAGAGTATTTGTGTGTGGTGAGACAAGGAGACACCAGGCATTGA